A genomic stretch from Frigoribacterium sp. PvP032 includes:
- a CDS encoding SDR family oxidoreductase, translating to MSTKTCLLTGAGRRESIGRAIARDLAADGWDLALATWDPYDDSMSWGARPGDLSELVAEVECLGRRARVYQADLSDAETPVRLLAQVNADLGPVTGLVLSHSQSFDSSILDTSVEAFDRHFAVNTRAAWLCIKGLAEQLPPLDELPDGARVVALTSDHTVHNLPYGASKGALDRIVIAAARELAHLGISSNAVNPGPVDTGWMDDDTRRTLTALQPTGRLGTPEDVSRTVRFLMSPEGRWVTGQLITTDGGISV from the coding sequence ATGTCGACGAAGACCTGCCTCCTGACCGGCGCCGGACGGCGCGAGAGCATCGGCCGCGCGATCGCCCGCGACCTCGCCGCCGACGGCTGGGACCTGGCCCTCGCCACCTGGGACCCGTACGACGACTCCATGAGCTGGGGTGCGCGCCCTGGCGACCTCTCCGAGCTGGTCGCTGAGGTGGAGTGCCTCGGCCGGAGGGCCCGCGTGTACCAGGCCGACCTCTCCGACGCCGAGACCCCCGTCCGCCTCCTCGCTCAGGTGAACGCCGACCTCGGCCCCGTCACCGGACTCGTCCTGTCGCACTCGCAGAGCTTCGACTCGTCGATCCTCGACACCTCCGTCGAGGCCTTCGACCGGCACTTCGCCGTCAACACGCGCGCCGCCTGGCTGTGCATCAAGGGGCTGGCCGAGCAGCTGCCTCCCCTCGACGAGCTGCCCGACGGCGCCCGCGTCGTGGCGCTCACGAGCGACCACACCGTGCACAACCTGCCCTACGGCGCGAGCAAGGGCGCGCTCGACCGCATCGTGATCGCGGCCGCCCGCGAGCTGGCACACCTCGGCATCTCGTCGAACGCCGTCAACCCCGGACCGGTCGACACCGGCTGGATGGACGACGACACCCGCCGCACGCTGACCGCGCTGCAGCCGACGGGCCGCCTCGGCACCCCCGAGGACGTCTCGCGCACCGTCCGGTTCCTGATGTCGCCCGAGGGTCGCTGGGTCACCGGCCAGCTCATCACGACCGACGGCGGCATCTCCGTCTGA
- a CDS encoding SRPBCC family protein, with product MTWPAVHVSRAIEHDVATVARVAGDPARLPSWATGLSSGVRHEAGRWLADSPMGVVEVAFTGPVELGVLDHDVTLPDGTVVHNPLRVLANDQGSEVVFTLFRRPGTSDADFAADVEAVGRDLDRLAALLDELAG from the coding sequence ATGACCTGGCCCGCCGTGCACGTCTCCCGCGCGATCGAGCACGACGTCGCGACCGTCGCGCGGGTCGCGGGCGACCCGGCTCGGCTGCCGTCGTGGGCGACCGGCCTCAGCAGCGGCGTCCGGCACGAGGCCGGGCGGTGGCTCGCCGACTCGCCGATGGGCGTCGTCGAGGTGGCGTTCACCGGGCCCGTCGAGCTCGGCGTGCTCGACCACGACGTGACGCTCCCCGACGGCACGGTCGTGCACAACCCCCTCCGCGTGCTGGCCAACGACCAGGGCAGCGAGGTGGTGTTCACGCTGTTCAGGCGGCCTGGCACCTCCGACGCCGACTTCGCGGCCGACGTCGAGGCCGTCGGGCGCGACCTCGACCGGCTCGCCGCCCTGCTCGACGAGCTCGCGGGCTGA
- a CDS encoding LysR family transcriptional regulator substrate-binding protein, with amino-acid sequence MTTEPSRASFRIGFVPGVTLSKWSRLWEERRADLPLDVVEVTGDVTEVLDVLRGDDRVDMVLARLPLALGDDFSSIALYDERAVVCFGKEHPLAAAGKDDELSLDDLAGEVRHDLDPALDEAQAIEVVATGSGVAVMPQSLARLHGRSGVTHRFLSDVRPTTIALVWPIGELDDDIDDFIGVVRGRTRNSSRSRRRDDDAQEAPAAKAKGPGKGGAAGGRGSGLGQKKTPPGGRGGPQRGTGRSRPRRGR; translated from the coding sequence ATGACGACCGAGCCGAGCCGCGCCTCCTTCCGCATCGGCTTCGTGCCAGGCGTGACCCTCTCGAAGTGGTCGCGGCTCTGGGAGGAGCGTCGCGCGGACCTGCCCCTCGACGTGGTCGAGGTGACGGGCGACGTGACAGAGGTGCTCGACGTGCTGCGCGGCGACGACCGCGTCGACATGGTGCTCGCCCGGCTGCCGCTCGCGCTCGGCGACGACTTCTCGTCCATCGCGCTCTACGACGAGCGCGCGGTCGTCTGCTTCGGCAAGGAACACCCCCTCGCCGCCGCGGGCAAGGACGACGAGCTCTCGCTCGACGACCTGGCCGGCGAGGTGCGGCACGACCTCGACCCCGCGCTCGACGAGGCCCAGGCGATCGAGGTGGTGGCGACCGGCTCCGGCGTCGCGGTGATGCCGCAGTCGCTCGCGAGGCTGCACGGACGCTCGGGCGTGACGCACCGGTTCCTCTCCGACGTGCGCCCGACCACGATCGCGCTCGTCTGGCCGATCGGCGAGCTCGACGACGACATCGACGACTTCATCGGCGTCGTCCGCGGACGCACCCGCAACAGCAGCCGGTCGAGGAGGCGCGACGACGACGCGCAGGAGGCGCCCGCCGCGAAGGCCAAGGGTCCCGGCAAGGGCGGCGCGGCCGGCGGTCGCGGCTCGGGCCTAGGCCAGAAGAAGACGCCGCCCGGCGGTCGCGGCGGGCCGCAGCGCGGCACCGGCCGCAGCCGCCCGCGCCGCGGCCGCTGA
- a CDS encoding DUF5997 family protein has translation MTSETPSGKSPQTLKPFTAAKKLGVHLPATPESFQATPVTREEFAELTANPPEWLAELRRTGPHPRPVVAQKLGITISGLARAGVDDALTTDQIHALLEEMPQWLVTERANLAEVRDEELRVKERDAGRAVLRAEREAAEKAEQERRGL, from the coding sequence ATGACCTCGGAGACCCCCAGCGGCAAGAGCCCGCAGACCCTCAAGCCCTTCACTGCCGCGAAGAAGCTCGGGGTGCACCTGCCGGCGACCCCCGAGTCGTTCCAGGCCACGCCCGTCACCCGCGAGGAGTTCGCCGAGCTGACCGCGAACCCGCCCGAGTGGCTCGCCGAGCTCCGCCGCACCGGCCCGCACCCGCGGCCCGTGGTCGCGCAGAAGCTCGGCATCACGATCTCCGGCCTCGCCCGTGCCGGTGTCGACGACGCGCTCACCACCGACCAGATCCACGCCCTCCTCGAGGAGATGCCGCAGTGGCTCGTCACCGAGCGCGCCAACCTCGCCGAGGTGCGCGACGAAGAGCTGCGCGTCAAGGAGCGCGACGCCGGCCGTGCCGTGCTGCGCGCCGAGCGCGAGGCCGCCGAGAAGGCCGAGCAGGAGCGCCGCGGCCTGTAG